One window from the genome of Acuticoccus sp. I52.16.1 encodes:
- a CDS encoding AMP-binding protein: MAALTIKGEEIAWGPAPAVAAEADTLPKLLARNAAAHPREIAQREKEFGIWIAYDWAAVEDHVSAMAAGFANLGLGAGDVVALIGDNRPEWVWGEVAAHACRAMSLGVYRDALEDEIRHLFGHAEPKIVVAEDEEQVDKLLELGDAIPSVKAIVYTDDRGMRKYDDPRLVDIRTLEHSGREALTAHPGRWAEMVAATRAEDVAILCTTSGTTSNPKLAMWTSAALVGHAETYLRSDPRQPGDEYVAVLPLSWVMEQMYSVGWNFLARMTVNFVEDEATTMADLREIGPHFVLFSPRVWEQVAADIRARIMDTSRWKRAIYDWGVKKGMSAAEIGRRSAAADVVLFRHLRDRLGFSRLKSAATGGAAMGPDTFRFFEAMGVPLKQLYGQTEALGAHTIHKAGEVDNETVGFPMPGVTLTIRDPDPEGLGEILVKHPHMMSGYYRNEADSAGSFTDDGWFQTGDAGYLTEARQLVVIDRIKDLSTTSKGVRFSPQFIENKLKFSTYIAEAVILGKDRPYLAAMICIRFPILAKWAEERKISFTTYSDLASRREVYDVLREEVERVNATLPEHQRIAKFLLLYKELDADDGELTRTKKVRRGVIAEKYETIIETIYSGAPHVDIDTVIHFQDGSKQRVVTTLAIETLKSAPEPEARSAHGEAAA; the protein is encoded by the coding sequence ATGGCCGCTCTGACGATCAAGGGCGAGGAGATCGCCTGGGGACCCGCCCCCGCCGTCGCCGCCGAAGCGGACACGCTGCCCAAGCTGCTCGCCCGCAACGCCGCCGCCCACCCGCGCGAGATCGCCCAACGGGAAAAGGAATTCGGCATCTGGATCGCCTACGACTGGGCCGCGGTCGAGGACCACGTCTCGGCGATGGCGGCCGGGTTCGCCAATCTCGGTCTGGGCGCCGGCGACGTGGTCGCCCTCATCGGCGACAACAGGCCGGAGTGGGTGTGGGGCGAGGTCGCCGCGCACGCCTGCCGGGCCATGTCGCTGGGTGTCTACCGCGATGCGCTGGAAGATGAGATCCGCCACCTCTTCGGCCATGCCGAGCCCAAGATCGTCGTCGCCGAGGACGAAGAGCAGGTCGACAAGCTCTTGGAGCTGGGCGACGCCATCCCTTCCGTGAAAGCGATCGTCTACACCGACGATCGCGGCATGCGAAAATACGACGACCCGCGCCTCGTCGACATTCGGACGCTCGAGCATTCCGGGCGCGAGGCGCTCACCGCCCACCCCGGCCGCTGGGCCGAGATGGTGGCGGCGACACGTGCCGAGGACGTCGCGATCCTGTGCACCACCTCCGGCACCACCTCCAATCCGAAGCTCGCGATGTGGACCTCGGCCGCGCTCGTCGGCCACGCCGAGACGTACCTCAGGTCCGACCCGCGCCAGCCGGGGGACGAGTACGTGGCGGTGCTGCCGCTGTCGTGGGTGATGGAGCAGATGTACTCCGTCGGTTGGAATTTCCTCGCCCGCATGACGGTCAACTTCGTCGAGGACGAAGCGACCACGATGGCGGATCTGCGCGAGATCGGCCCCCACTTCGTCCTCTTCTCGCCGCGCGTGTGGGAGCAGGTCGCGGCCGACATTCGCGCCCGCATCATGGACACCTCGCGCTGGAAGCGGGCGATCTACGACTGGGGCGTGAAGAAGGGCATGTCCGCCGCCGAGATCGGCCGCCGCTCGGCCGCCGCCGACGTGGTCCTCTTCCGCCACCTGCGCGACCGGCTCGGCTTCTCGCGGCTGAAGTCGGCCGCGACCGGGGGCGCGGCGATGGGACCCGACACCTTCCGCTTCTTCGAGGCGATGGGCGTGCCGCTGAAACAGCTCTACGGCCAGACCGAGGCGCTCGGCGCGCACACCATCCACAAGGCCGGCGAGGTCGACAACGAGACGGTCGGCTTCCCCATGCCCGGCGTCACGCTGACGATCCGCGATCCCGATCCGGAGGGCCTCGGCGAGATCCTGGTGAAGCACCCGCACATGATGTCGGGCTACTATCGCAACGAGGCGGACTCGGCCGGGAGCTTCACCGACGACGGCTGGTTCCAGACCGGTGACGCCGGCTACCTCACCGAGGCGCGCCAGCTCGTCGTCATCGACCGCATCAAGGACCTGTCGACGACCTCCAAGGGCGTGCGCTTCTCGCCCCAGTTCATCGAGAACAAGTTGAAGTTCTCGACCTACATCGCCGAGGCGGTGATCCTCGGCAAGGACCGGCCCTACCTCGCGGCGATGATCTGCATCCGCTTCCCGATCCTCGCCAAGTGGGCGGAGGAGCGGAAGATCTCCTTCACCACCTACTCCGACCTCGCCTCGCGCCGCGAGGTCTACGACGTCCTGCGCGAGGAGGTGGAGCGGGTGAACGCCACGCTTCCCGAGCACCAGCGGATCGCCAAATTCCTCCTCCTCTACAAAGAGCTGGACGCGGACGACGGCGAGCTGACGCGCACCAAGAAGGTGCGCCGCGGCGTCATCGCCGAGAAGTACGAGACCATCATCGAAACCATCTACTCGGGCGCGCCCCACGTCGACATCGACACGGTGATCCACTTCCAGGACGGCTCGAAGCAGCGCGTGGTGACGACCCTCGCCATCGAGACGCTGAAGAGCGCGCCCGAGCCCGAAGCACGAAGCGCCCACGGGGAGGCCGCGGCATGA